In a single window of the Branchiostoma floridae strain S238N-H82 chromosome 2, Bfl_VNyyK, whole genome shotgun sequence genome:
- the LOC118409147 gene encoding adhesion G-protein coupled receptor G2-like, whose amino-acid sequence MENGRVVCECNHLTNFAVLMDIYGDLHSFALDVISKVGIALSITGLILTLITYMIFKELRQTRPQHILTNLCSALLVTLVIFLAGIDATSSSVGCTVVTFLLHYFLLAVFMWMAVEAFNMYLAFVIVLGAHVSRFMLKAAIFAWGLPLVIVIVTLAVDIPNTYPDEQETYRSSEL is encoded by the exons ATGGAAAATGGCAGAGTCGTGTGCGAGTGCAACCATCTTACTAATTTCGCTGTTTTGATG GACATCTATGGAGACCTGCACAGCTTTGCCCTGGATGTGATCAGTAAGGTTGGGATTGCTCTGTCCATCACAGGTCTCATCCTTACTCTCATCACCTACATGATATTTAA AGAACTACGTCAGACAAGACCGCAGCACATCCTGACCAACCTGTGCAGCGCCTTGCTGGTGACTCTCGTCATCTTCCTGGCCGGCATCGACGCCACCAGCTCCTCAGTCGGCTGCACGGTGGTGACGTTCCTGCTGCACTACTTCCTACTGGCGGTGTTCATGTGGATGGCCGTGGAAGCCTTCAACATGTACCTGGCCTTCGTTATAGTCTTGGGGGCTCACGTTTCCAGGTTTATGCTCAAGGCAGCCATATTTGCGTGGG GTCTTCCCCTTGTCATTGTCATCGTCACATTGGCTGTGGAtattcccaacacctaccctgACGAGCAAGAGACCTACAGGAGCTCAGAATTGTAA
- the LOC118409750 gene encoding lysozyme c-1-like, producing the protein MFLAVVLVMGLVCTAHAKTYERCELANELVSRGLTSRSQAGEWICLVQHESSFRTGARGGPNWDGSYDHGLFQINDHYWCDNGGPHNDCGVSCSNLRDNNIADDVRCAKLIYQRHGFSAWYGWQNNCQGSTSSYVSGCW; encoded by the exons ATGTTCCTGGCTGTGGTACTAGTGATGGGGCTGGTGTGCACGGCGCATGCCAAGACCTACGAGCGCTGTGAACTGGCCAACGAGCTTGTGTCTCGCGGTCTGACTTCCCGATCTCAGGCCGGCGAAT GGATCTGTCTGGTTCAGCACGAGAGTTCATTCAGGACTGGAGCCAGAGGCGGCCCCAACTGGGACGGATCCTACGACCACGGGCTGTTCCAGATCAACGATCACTACTGGTGCGACAACGGTGGACCACACAATGACTGTGGCGTCTCCTGCTCCA ACCTCCGTGACAACAACATCGCTGATGACGTCAGGTGTGCCAAGCTGATCTACCAGCGTCATGGATTCTCTGCCTG GTATGGCTGGCAAAACAACTGCCAGGGCAGCACCTCCAGCTACGTCAGCGGCTGCTGGTAG
- the LOC118409749 gene encoding lysozyme c-1-like, translating to MFLAVVLVMGLVCTAHAKTYERCELARELVSRGLTSRSQAGEWICLVQHESSFRTGARGGPNWDGSYDHGLFQINDHYWCDNGGPHNDCGVSCSNLRDNNIADDVRCAKLIYQRHGFSAWYGWQNNCQGSTSSYVSGCF from the exons ATGTTCCTGGCTGTGGTACTAGTGATGGGGCTGGTGTGCACGGCGCATGCCAAGACCTACGAGCGCTGTGAACTGGCGAGAGAGCTGGTGTCCCGCGGGCTGACTTCGCGATCCCAGGCCGGCGAAT GGATCTGTCTGGTTCAGCACGAGAGTTCCTTCAGGACTGGAGCCAGAGGCGGCCCCAACTGGGACGGGTCCTACGATCACGGGCTGTTCCAGATCAACGATCACTACTGGTGCGACAACGGTGGACCACACAACGACTGTGGCGTCTCCTGCTCCA ACCTCCGTGACAACAACATCGCAGATGACGTCAGGTGTGCCAAGCTGATCTACCAGCGTCACGGCTTCTCTGCCTG GTACGGCTGGCAAAACAACTGCCAGGGCAGCACCTCCAGCTACGTCAGCGGCTGTTTCTAG